The Oscillospiraceae bacterium genomic interval CGGCATAAAATGTTTCGCAACCATTTTTGCCATTTGGTTAAAATCGGAAGAAACAGCCTCTATCATAGCAAGAGAAGAAACATGCACAATCAAAGGATTATCTGCAGGACGATTCTTTGCTTTGAAAATCTTTTGCACCGCATCAGCGTTTAGCGCATTTGCACCTAACCCGTAAACTGTTTCGGTGGGAAACACTACGGTTTCACCTTTTTTAATGAACTCTGCCGCCTTGTCCAGACAATCTGTTTGCACAACGATTGTGTCCATGGTTTTCCTTCTCCTTCCCTAAAAATTTTTTCTGTATATAATAGTATAGTCGTTCAATATACTATTGTATCACATTTTTTCAAAATGTCCATAGAAAATGCACATATTTTTTAATTTTTTTCATATTGTGTGTTAACAGGACAAGAAATCGTCCAAAAACTTATCGAAAAATAAAAAATGCAAAAAAGGAGCAAACAAAGTGAAAAGAACAAAATCACATACCAAAGAAGTCCCCAAACGGAAAAGCGGATGTTTTTTATTTTTGATATTACTGACAATTTCCTTGTTATTCTTGTTGGGAAATCCTAATTTTAAGAAAAACCTGGATTATTTTTTAAGAGGGGAAGCCAATCTGGGGGCGTTTTTCTCTGATATGCAGGTATCGTACCAGACCCATCTCACCTACCCTGATTTTTCCATGCCCATTGCAGGAAATATCACCTCTCCTTTTGGAGAAAGAATCAATCCCCTGACAAATCAACCGGAACAGCATACAGGAATTGATATTGATATTTCTTCGGATAATCAAGTAAAAGCCGCTGCCTCGGGAACAGTTCTCAAAATCGGTGTAGATGAACGGTTCGGAAATTATATCATCCTATCTCACGATGGGAATTTTTCCACCTGTTATGCCCATCTGGAAAGCGTCTCGGTAACAGAAGGAATGAAAATTACAAAAAAATCGCCCATTGGAATTGCAGGCGAAAGTGGAACCGTTACGGGTCCCCACCTTCATTTTGAGATTAGAAAAGGTGAAAAACGAATGAATCCTGCATTGTTTTTACCCAAATGATGAAACATATTCGTATCAATCCGCTATT includes:
- a CDS encoding M23 family metallopeptidase: MKRTKSHTKEVPKRKSGCFLFLILLTISLLFLLGNPNFKKNLDYFLRGEANLGAFFSDMQVSYQTHLTYPDFSMPIAGNITSPFGERINPLTNQPEQHTGIDIDISSDNQVKAAASGTVLKIGVDERFGNYIILSHDGNFSTCYAHLESVSVTEGMKITKKSPIGIAGESGTVTGPHLHFEIRKGEKRMNPALFLPK